The Apodemus sylvaticus chromosome 17, mApoSyl1.1, whole genome shotgun sequence genome contains a region encoding:
- the Cela1 gene encoding chymotrypsin-like elastase family member 1 encodes MLRFLVFASLVLYGHSTEDFPETNARVVGGAEAQRNSWPSQISLQYQSGGLWYHTCGGTLIRRNWVMTAAHCVDSPMTFRVVVGDHNLSQNDGTEQYVSVQKIVVHPYWNSNNVAAGYDIALLRLSQSVILNNYIQLAVLPQEGTILANNSPCYITGWGRTRTNGQLSQTLQQAYLPSVDYSICSSSSYWGSTVKTTMVCAGGDGVRSGCQGDSGGPLHCLVNGQYSVHGVTSFVSSLGCNVSRKPTVFTRVSAYISWMNNVIASN; translated from the exons ATGCTGCGCTTCCTGGTGTTTGCTTCGCTGGTCCTGTATG GACACAGCACCGAGGACTTTCCGGAAACTAATGCCCGCGTGGTCGGAGGGGCTGAAGCCCAGAGGAACTCTTGGCCGTCTCAG ATTTCCCTCCAGTACCAGTCCGGAGGATTATGGTACCACACCTGTGGAGGGACTCTCATCCGACGCAACTGGGTGATGACCGCTGCTCACTGTGTGGACAG cccgatGACTTTCCGAGTGGTCGTCGGAGATCACAACCTGAGCCAGAATGACGGCACCGAGCAGTATGTGAGTGTGCAGAAGATCGTGGTGCACCCCTACTGGAACTCGAACAACGTGGCTGCCGG CTATGACATTGCCCTGCTGCGACTGTCCCAGAGTGTGATACTCAATAACTACATCCAGCTGGCTGTTCTGCCCCAGGAGGGAACCATCCTGGCTAACAACTCTCCCTGCTACATCACAGGCTGGGGGAGAACCAGAA CCAACGGACAGCTGTCCCAGACCCTGCAGCAGGCATACCTGCCCAGCGTGGACTATAGCATCTGCTCCAGCTCCTCCTACTGGGGCTCCACAGTGAAGACGACCATGGTGTGTGCTGGCGGAGATGGAGTCCGCTCCGGATGCCAG GGAGATTCTGGGGGACCCCTCCACTGCTTGGTGAACGGCCAGTATTCCGTCCACGGAGTGACCAGCTTCGTGTCCAGTCTGGGCTGTAATGTCTCCCGGAAGCCCACAGTCTTCACCCGCGTCTCTGCTTATATTTCCTGGATGAATAAC GTCATTGCCTCCAACTGA